In uncultured Bacteroides sp., one genomic interval encodes:
- a CDS encoding elongation factor G — protein sequence MKVYQTNEIKNIALLGSSGSGKTTLVEAMLFESGIIKRRGSIAAKNTVSDYFPVEQEYGYSVFSTVFHTEWNGKKLNMIDCPGSDDFIGGAVTALNVTDTAIILINGQYGVEVGTQNHFRYTEKFEKPVIFLVNQLDNDKCDYDNLLEQLKDAYGPKVVPIQYPISCGPGFNSLIDVLLMKKYTWPPEGGAPTIEEIPAEEMDKAMEMHKALVEAAAENDESLMEKFFEKETLEPDEMRLGIREGLVTRGIFPVFCVCAGKDMGVRRLMEFLGNVVPYVSDMPHVTNTEGKDIAPDVNGPTSLYFFKTSVEPHIGEVSYFKVMSGKVKEGDDLTNADRGSKERIAQMFVVAGANRIKVEELQAGDIGATVKLKDVKTGNTLNGKDCYNKFNFIKYPNSRYTRAIKPLNEADTEKMMSILNRMREEDPTWVIEQSKELRQTLVHGQGEFHLRTLKWRLENNEKLMIKYEEPRIPYRETITKAARADYRHKKQSGGAGQFGEVHLIIEPYKEGMPVPDTYKFNGQEFKISVKGTEEVSLEWGGKLVFINSIVGGSIDTRFMPAILKGIMARMEQGPLTGSYARDVRVIVYEGKMHPVDSNEISFMLAGRNAFSEAFKNAGPKILEPIYDVEVFVPSDKMGDVMGDLQGRRAMIMGMSSEKGFEKLVAKVPLKEMSSYSTSLSSLTGGRASFIMKFASYELVPSDVQDKLIKDHEAKQVKEE from the coding sequence ATGAAAGTATATCAGACTAATGAAATTAAGAACATAGCCTTGTTAGGTAGTTCTGGCTCTGGGAAAACCACTCTCGTTGAAGCGATGCTATTCGAGAGTGGTATTATAAAACGTAGAGGAAGCATCGCCGCAAAAAACACAGTTAGCGATTACTTTCCTGTAGAACAGGAGTATGGCTATTCTGTGTTTTCTACTGTTTTCCATACCGAATGGAACGGGAAAAAATTGAATATGATTGACTGTCCCGGTTCAGACGACTTTATTGGCGGAGCTGTTACGGCTTTGAATGTTACAGATACTGCTATTATTTTAATCAACGGTCAGTATGGTGTTGAAGTTGGTACCCAAAACCATTTCCGTTATACTGAAAAATTTGAAAAACCTGTAATCTTCCTTGTTAATCAACTTGATAATGATAAGTGTGATTACGACAATTTACTCGAACAATTAAAAGATGCCTACGGTCCTAAAGTAGTGCCAATTCAATATCCCATATCCTGCGGCCCAGGTTTCAATTCTCTGATTGATGTGCTTTTGATGAAAAAATATACCTGGCCCCCTGAAGGTGGTGCGCCAACGATAGAAGAAATTCCGGCTGAGGAGATGGATAAGGCTATGGAAATGCATAAAGCATTGGTTGAAGCAGCTGCGGAAAATGATGAAAGCCTGATGGAGAAATTCTTCGAAAAGGAGACCCTCGAACCAGACGAGATGCGTTTAGGCATTCGTGAAGGATTGGTAACACGTGGTATCTTCCCTGTTTTCTGTGTTTGTGCCGGAAAAGATATGGGCGTTCGCCGGTTGATGGAATTTTTAGGCAATGTAGTACCTTACGTTTCTGATATGCCTCATGTAACCAATACAGAAGGAAAAGATATTGCACCGGATGTTAACGGACCAACTTCTCTCTACTTCTTTAAAACAAGTGTGGAACCACATATTGGCGAAGTTTCTTACTTCAAGGTGATGAGTGGAAAAGTGAAAGAAGGGGATGATCTGACTAATGCCGACAGAGGTTCTAAGGAACGTATTGCTCAGATGTTTGTTGTTGCTGGCGCTAACCGTATAAAGGTTGAAGAACTTCAGGCTGGTGATATTGGTGCAACAGTGAAACTGAAAGATGTGAAGACCGGCAATACGTTGAATGGAAAGGATTGCTATAATAAGTTTAACTTCATAAAATACCCTAACTCAAGATATACCAGAGCTATAAAACCATTGAATGAGGCCGATACTGAGAAAATGATGAGTATCCTCAACCGTATGCGAGAGGAAGATCCTACATGGGTTATCGAGCAGTCAAAAGAGTTGAGGCAGACATTGGTTCATGGTCAGGGAGAATTCCACCTCCGTACGCTGAAATGGCGTTTGGAGAATAATGAAAAACTCATGATTAAATACGAGGAACCTCGGATTCCTTATCGTGAAACTATAACTAAAGCAGCTCGTGCTGATTATCGTCATAAGAAACAATCTGGTGGTGCCGGACAATTTGGTGAAGTGCATCTTATCATTGAACCTTACAAGGAAGGAATGCCTGTGCCAGATACTTATAAGTTTAACGGACAGGAATTTAAAATTTCGGTAAAAGGAACTGAAGAAGTTTCATTGGAATGGGGAGGTAAATTAGTGTTCATTAACAGTATTGTGGGTGGATCTATCGATACTCGTTTTATGCCTGCTATTTTAAAAGGAATCATGGCCAGAATGGAGCAGGGACCGCTTACCGGATCTTATGCACGCGATGTTCGTGTTATTGTTTACGAGGGTAAAATGCACCCGGTAGACTCCAATGAAATCTCCTTTATGCTTGCTGGTCGAAATGCTTTCAGTGAAGCGTTTAAAAATGCAGGACCAAAGATTCTTGAACCTATTTATGATGTGGAAGTATTTGTTCCAAGTGACAAGATGGGTGATGTAATGGGAGATTTGCAAGGACGCCGTGCCATGATTATGGGTATGAGCAGTGAAAAGGGATTTGAAAAGCTGGTTGCGAAAGTTCCACTGAAAGAAATGTCATCTTATTCAACTTCGCTTAGTTCTCTTACTGGTGGCCGGGCTTCATTTATTATGAAGTTTGCTAGTTATGAACTTGTTCCGAGCGATGTTCAGGATAAGTTAATCAAAGATCATGAAGCAAAACAAGTGAAAGAAGAATAA
- a CDS encoding HAMP domain-containing sensor histidine kinase codes for MKKSTIWILGIVMGLSFLGLLYLQVSYIEEMVKMRNEQFDESVKRSLYQVSKNLEYDETLRYLEKDVAETERVALSSQAVPQSVAVENDKEVEAHHYDISSPSSDFELKTTMTKPSGLPKAMISRKHGENNILQTSRSLQEAIKNRYLHQRVLLDEVVLNILYKSSDKALNERVNFKNLDGYLKSEFVNNGIDIPYHFTVTDKDGREAYRCPDYEDVGSENSYTQILFPNDPPSRISFVKVHFPSRQDYIFDSISFMLPSLAFTLVLLITFIFTIYIAFRQKKLTEMKNDFINNMTHEFKTPISTISLAAQMLKDPAVGKSPQMFQHISGVINDETKRLRFQVEKVLQMSMFERQKATLKMKEVDANDLISGVINTFTLKVEKYNGKINADLKAKDPNIFVDEMHFTNVIFNLMDNAVKYKKPEEDLLLTVTTWNEPGKLCVSIADNGIGIRKEDLKKIFDKFYRVHTGNLHDVKGFGLGLAYVKKIIQDHKGTIRIESEPGVGSKFIIVLPLLNN; via the coding sequence ATGAAAAAATCAACAATCTGGATATTGGGTATTGTGATGGGGCTTTCTTTTCTTGGTTTGCTTTACCTTCAGGTAAGCTATATCGAAGAGATGGTCAAAATGCGTAACGAACAATTTGATGAATCTGTAAAACGTAGTTTGTATCAGGTTTCTAAAAATTTGGAATACGACGAAACACTGAGATATCTCGAAAAGGATGTGGCTGAAACAGAGCGTGTTGCTTTGAGCTCTCAGGCTGTTCCGCAGTCGGTTGCTGTTGAAAATGATAAAGAAGTCGAGGCGCATCATTATGATATATCTTCTCCCTCTTCAGATTTTGAATTGAAAACAACAATGACAAAGCCTTCAGGGTTGCCTAAGGCTATGATCTCAAGAAAGCATGGAGAAAATAATATACTTCAAACATCAAGGTCGTTGCAGGAGGCTATAAAAAACAGATACCTGCATCAAAGAGTTCTGCTGGATGAGGTAGTATTGAATATTCTCTATAAGTCAAGTGATAAAGCATTAAATGAACGTGTTAATTTCAAAAACCTTGATGGATATTTGAAATCCGAGTTTGTTAATAACGGAATTGATATTCCTTATCACTTTACGGTTACAGATAAAGATGGGCGAGAGGCATACAGATGCCCGGATTATGAAGATGTAGGAAGTGAGAATTCGTATACGCAAATTCTTTTTCCTAACGATCCGCCGTCAAGAATTAGTTTTGTGAAGGTACATTTCCCTTCAAGACAGGATTATATTTTTGATTCCATTAGCTTTATGCTTCCGTCTTTAGCATTTACATTAGTATTGCTTATCACATTTATCTTTACCATTTATATTGCTTTCAGACAGAAGAAGCTGACAGAAATGAAGAATGATTTTATCAACAATATGACTCATGAGTTTAAAACGCCTATATCAACCATTTCTCTTGCAGCTCAGATGTTGAAAGATCCGGCTGTGGGTAAATCTCCGCAAATGTTCCAGCATATATCGGGCGTGATAAATGATGAAACAAAACGATTGAGGTTCCAGGTTGAAAAGGTACTTCAGATGTCAATGTTCGAACGTCAGAAAGCAACGCTTAAGATGAAGGAGGTTGATGCGAACGATTTGATTTCGGGAGTTATTAACACCTTTACTCTTAAGGTCGAGAAATATAACGGAAAGATCAATGCTGATTTAAAAGCTAAAGATCCTAATATATTTGTGGATGAGATGCATTTTACAAATGTGATCTTTAACTTGATGGATAATGCTGTGAAATATAAGAAGCCGGAAGAAGACTTGTTGCTTACAGTAACCACCTGGAATGAACCAGGCAAGTTATGCGTTTCTATAGCAGACAATGGTATAGGGATCAGGAAAGAAGATCTGAAAAAGATATTTGATAAATTCTATCGTGTTCATACCGGTAACTTGCACGATGTTAAAGGATTTGGACTGGGACTAGCGTATGTAAAAAAAATAATTCAGGATCACAAGGGAACCATACGGATTGAAAGTGAACCTGGAGTGGGAAGTAAATTTATAATTGTATTACCTTTACTAAATAATTAA
- a CDS encoding LysO family transporter has translation MFVITIILFIAAGIFAGYRLRNKETGIVSRIVTGFIWLLLFLLGMEVGSNEKLIKGIYVFGLEALILTIAGVIGSVLASWGLWYYISKNNLKKEEKK, from the coding sequence ATGTTTGTTATAACCATCATACTGTTTATTGCTGCAGGAATATTTGCAGGATACAGACTACGCAATAAGGAAACCGGCATAGTAAGCCGAATTGTAACAGGATTTATCTGGCTACTACTCTTCTTGCTTGGAATGGAAGTTGGAAGTAACGAGAAGTTGATTAAGGGAATCTACGTTTTCGGCCTCGAAGCTCTTATATTAACGATAGCAGGTGTTATTGGAAGTGTTCTTGCGTCGTGGGGACTTTGGTACTACATTTCGAAGAACAATCTCAAAAAGGAAGAAAAGAAATGA
- a CDS encoding long-chain fatty acid--CoA ligase translates to MIKENFIKLYENSFKENWDLPCYTDYGEGITFTYGEVAEEIARLHLLFHHCNLRRGDKIAIIGKNNSRWCIAYMATITFGAIVVPILQDFNPDDVHHIVNHSESIFLFTSDIIWDTLEEEKLDEIRGVFSLTDFRCLHQRDGETIQKFVKHMDEAVNKAYPQGFSKDNIEYTTLSNDKVMLLNYTSGTTGFSKGVMLTGNNLAGNVTYGIRTELLKRGDCVLSFLPLAHAYGCAFDFLTATAVGTHVTLLGKTPSPKILMKAFEEVRPNLIITVPLVIEKIYKNVIQPLINKKGMKWALNIPLLDSQIYTQIRKKLVDALGGRFKEVIIGGAAMNPEVVDFFYKIKFPFTIGYGMTECGPLISHSPWNEFIPGSSGKILDIMEVRIDSEDVYNITGEIQVKGENVMKGYYKNEEATNEVFTEDGWLKTGDLGTIDVDGNIYIRGRSKSMILSSSGQNIFPEEIEAKLSNLPFVTESLIIERNKKLVALVYPDFETLDSLGLNHEDNLKTIMDENLKSLNKIVANYEKVSQIQIYPTAFEKTPKKSVKRYLYNSIAED, encoded by the coding sequence ATGATAAAAGAAAACTTTATCAAGCTATACGAAAATAGCTTCAAAGAGAACTGGGATCTGCCTTGTTATACTGATTATGGAGAAGGCATTACATTTACATATGGAGAAGTTGCTGAAGAAATAGCCAGACTGCATCTTTTATTTCATCACTGCAATCTAAGACGTGGAGATAAAATTGCCATTATTGGCAAAAACAATTCACGTTGGTGCATTGCTTATATGGCAACAATCACATTCGGCGCAATAGTAGTGCCCATCCTGCAAGATTTTAATCCCGACGATGTGCATCACATTGTTAATCATTCCGAATCTATATTCCTTTTCACCAGTGATATTATCTGGGATACATTAGAAGAAGAAAAACTGGATGAAATAAGAGGAGTTTTTTCATTAACTGACTTCAGATGCTTACACCAACGAGACGGCGAAACTATCCAAAAATTTGTAAAACACATGGATGAAGCCGTAAATAAAGCATATCCGCAAGGATTTAGTAAAGATAACATTGAATATACCACCTTATCCAATGATAAAGTGATGCTCCTCAACTATACCTCAGGTACAACAGGTTTTAGTAAAGGTGTAATGCTTACAGGAAACAATCTGGCAGGAAATGTAACTTACGGAATTCGCACAGAACTGCTTAAACGCGGAGATTGTGTTTTATCATTCCTTCCTCTGGCTCACGCATACGGATGTGCATTCGACTTCCTTACTGCTACTGCTGTTGGAACCCATGTTACTTTATTAGGCAAAACCCCTTCTCCAAAAATTCTGATGAAAGCTTTTGAAGAAGTTCGTCCTAACCTTATCATAACTGTTCCTCTTGTTATAGAAAAAATATATAAGAATGTAATTCAGCCTCTTATTAACAAAAAAGGAATGAAGTGGGCTCTGAATATTCCTTTATTAGACTCGCAAATTTATACTCAGATTCGCAAGAAACTAGTGGATGCTCTTGGTGGACGATTCAAAGAGGTTATTATCGGCGGGGCAGCCATGAATCCTGAAGTTGTTGATTTCTTCTATAAAATAAAGTTTCCATTTACTATTGGTTATGGAATGACAGAATGTGGCCCGCTAATTAGTCACAGCCCATGGAACGAATTTATTCCTGGTTCTTCGGGTAAGATTCTGGATATTATGGAAGTTAGGATTGACTCTGAGGACGTATATAACATTACCGGAGAGATTCAGGTAAAAGGCGAAAACGTAATGAAAGGCTATTATAAAAACGAGGAAGCTACAAATGAAGTCTTTACAGAAGATGGATGGCTCAAAACAGGCGACCTTGGAACAATAGACGTTGATGGCAATATCTATATAAGAGGAAGAAGTAAATCTATGATTCTTAGTTCAAGCGGACAAAACATCTTCCCGGAAGAAATAGAAGCTAAACTAAGCAATCTGCCATTCGTAACCGAAAGCCTAATTATTGAACGAAATAAGAAATTAGTGGCTCTTGTTTATCCAGACTTTGAAACTCTGGACTCCCTTGGACTAAACCATGAAGACAATTTAAAAACAATCATGGACGAAAATCTTAAAAGTCTGAATAAAATAGTAGCAAACTATGAAAAGGTAAGCCAGATTCAAATCTATCCTACGGCATTTGAGAAAACTCCTAAAAAGAGCGTGAAAAGGTACTTATATAACAGTATTGCAGAAGATTAA
- a CDS encoding MarR family transcriptional regulator encodes MIEQFNFDIQLIFAILNGKVSAAINRKLSRNFRQNNLDISPEQWTVLIFLWEKDGVTQQELCNATFKDKPSMTRLIDNMEKQHLVVRISDKKDRRTNLIHLTKTGREIEEKTRLVAALTLKEALYGIQLKDLEISQEVLRAIFHNTKD; translated from the coding sequence ATGATAGAACAATTCAATTTTGATATTCAGCTAATTTTCGCCATATTAAATGGCAAAGTTTCGGCAGCTATAAACAGGAAATTATCCCGTAATTTTAGACAGAACAATCTAGATATCAGCCCAGAACAGTGGACTGTGCTCATTTTCTTATGGGAAAAAGATGGAGTTACCCAGCAAGAGTTGTGTAATGCAACCTTTAAGGACAAGCCAAGCATGACTCGTTTAATCGACAACATGGAAAAGCAGCATCTTGTAGTACGTATATCTGATAAAAAAGATCGTAGGACAAACCTTATACACCTCACAAAAACCGGACGTGAAATTGAAGAAAAAACAAGGTTGGTTGCAGCATTGACATTAAAAGAAGCGTTATACGGAATACAACTAAAAGATTTGGAAATAAGTCAAGAAGTTCTTCGTGCTATATTCCATAACACAAAGGACTAG
- the hemW gene encoding radical SAM family heme chaperone HemW — MAGIYLHIPFCKTRCIYCDFYSTTRNEMTDRYVSALCRELELRKSYLDNEQVETIYFGGGTPSQLSKENFEKIFKTIEREYNLGNCEEITLEANPDDLTPEYIKMLASLPFNRISIGIQTFNEQTLRLLKRRHTAGQAISAVKECRMAGFQNISIDLMYGLPGETPESWKADLEQAISLNVEHISAYHLIYEEGTPLYEMLQKHKVEEVDEDSSVDFFALMIDRLTKAGFQHYEISNFCKPDMYSQHNSSYWTGKKYLGCGPSAHSFNGNTRQWNVASLDKYIAGIEKGIPDFDIEELDATTRYNDFVITSLRTMWGLSLNRLEEEFGTELKQYCLENAQTYLDSGKLEIRDNTLFLSKEGIFISDGIMSDLLWVED, encoded by the coding sequence ATGGCCGGCATCTACTTACATATTCCCTTTTGCAAAACCCGCTGCATATACTGCGATTTTTATTCCACCACAAGGAATGAAATGACCGATCGTTATGTTTCGGCACTTTGCAGGGAATTAGAACTTCGGAAATCTTATTTGGATAACGAGCAAGTTGAGACAATCTATTTCGGAGGTGGCACTCCTTCTCAATTATCTAAAGAGAATTTCGAGAAGATATTCAAAACAATTGAGAGAGAATACAATCTGGGAAACTGTGAAGAGATTACGCTTGAAGCAAATCCCGACGATCTGACTCCGGAATATATAAAGATGCTGGCATCTCTTCCTTTTAACCGCATAAGTATTGGTATACAAACATTTAATGAACAGACTTTGCGATTGCTGAAACGGCGACATACTGCCGGGCAAGCTATAAGTGCGGTAAAGGAATGCCGAATGGCTGGATTTCAGAATATAAGCATCGACCTGATGTACGGCTTGCCGGGAGAAACTCCGGAAAGCTGGAAAGCAGATCTGGAGCAAGCCATCAGCCTCAACGTGGAACATATTTCAGCGTATCACTTAATATACGAAGAAGGAACGCCTCTTTATGAAATGCTACAAAAGCATAAAGTTGAAGAAGTGGATGAAGATTCGAGTGTTGACTTCTTTGCACTAATGATCGACCGACTTACAAAAGCCGGATTTCAGCATTACGAAATATCCAACTTCTGTAAACCGGATATGTATTCGCAACACAACTCAAGCTACTGGACAGGCAAAAAATATCTGGGATGCGGACCTTCCGCACACTCTTTTAATGGAAACACCCGCCAATGGAATGTTGCATCATTAGATAAATATATTGCCGGAATAGAAAAGGGAATTCCTGATTTTGATATAGAAGAGCTGGACGCTACTACCCGGTATAATGATTTTGTAATTACTTCGCTTCGCACCATGTGGGGATTGTCCTTAAATCGCCTTGAGGAAGAGTTTGGTACAGAACTAAAGCAATATTGTCTTGAAAACGCACAAACCTATCTCGATTCTGGCAAACTGGAGATCAGGGATAATACTCTTTTCCTATCAAAAGAGGGCATTTTTATTTCAGACGGCATTATGAGCGATCTGCTTTGGGTAGAGGATTAA
- the mtaB gene encoding tRNA (N(6)-L-threonylcarbamoyladenosine(37)-C(2))-methylthiotransferase MtaB: MIDTSIFQDKTAVYYTLGCKLNFSETSTIGKTLKEAGVRTARKGEKADICVINTCSVTEVADKKCRQAIHRFRKQHPDAFIVVTGCYAQLKPDQVAEIEGVDVVLGAEQKKDLLKYLGDLHKHDKGEAVASSFKDIRSFAPSCSRGDRTRYFLKVQDGCDYFCSYCTIPLARGRSRNGTIASMVEQAEQAAADGGKEIVLTGVNIGDFGRTTGESFFELVKALDKVQGIERYRISSIEPNLLTDEIIEYVSQSRSFMPHFHIPLQSGSDEVLQLMRRRYDTELFAGKIRKIKELMPDAFIGVDVIVGTRGETDEYFENAYEFIKGLDVSQLHVFSYSERPNTQALNIDYVVAPEVKHQRSQRLLALSDEKTKAFYAKRIGKTMTVLMEKPKAGAPMHGFTDNYIRVEVESKPKLDNHLVKVRLGEFNEDETALKGTIIE; this comes from the coding sequence ATGATAGATACCTCTATATTTCAGGATAAAACAGCTGTTTATTATACATTAGGCTGCAAATTAAACTTCTCGGAGACCTCTACAATTGGCAAAACTCTTAAAGAAGCTGGTGTGCGTACGGCAAGAAAAGGCGAAAAGGCTGATATTTGCGTTATTAATACTTGTTCTGTGACTGAAGTGGCCGATAAGAAATGTCGCCAGGCTATTCATCGGTTTCGGAAGCAGCACCCCGATGCTTTTATTGTTGTAACAGGTTGTTATGCCCAGTTAAAGCCCGATCAGGTGGCCGAGATTGAAGGCGTGGATGTTGTGTTGGGCGCCGAACAGAAGAAAGACTTGCTAAAATATCTGGGCGACTTACATAAACATGATAAGGGAGAGGCTGTGGCTTCTTCTTTTAAAGATATACGTTCTTTTGCTCCGTCGTGTTCAAGAGGAGACCGTACGCGGTATTTCCTTAAAGTGCAGGATGGATGCGATTACTTCTGCTCATATTGTACTATTCCTTTGGCGCGTGGCAGAAGCCGCAACGGAACAATAGCCTCAATGGTCGAACAAGCTGAACAAGCTGCTGCAGACGGAGGAAAAGAGATTGTACTTACAGGTGTGAACATAGGCGATTTCGGAAGAACAACTGGTGAGAGTTTCTTTGAGCTGGTAAAAGCATTAGATAAGGTGCAGGGAATTGAACGTTATCGTATTTCTTCTATTGAGCCAAACCTGTTGACTGATGAGATTATTGAATATGTTTCTCAATCCCGCAGCTTTATGCCTCATTTTCATATTCCGCTTCAATCGGGTAGTGATGAAGTTTTGCAACTGATGAGACGCAGATATGATACGGAACTTTTTGCCGGAAAAATTAGAAAGATTAAAGAACTAATGCCCGATGCCTTTATTGGAGTCGATGTGATTGTTGGTACACGTGGAGAAACTGATGAATATTTTGAAAATGCATACGAATTTATCAAAGGACTCGATGTTAGTCAGCTTCATGTGTTTAGTTATTCAGAACGCCCGAATACTCAGGCTTTGAATATTGACTATGTGGTTGCGCCAGAGGTGAAACATCAAAGAAGTCAGAGATTGCTGGCTCTTTCCGATGAAAAAACAAAAGCATTCTATGCAAAACGAATAGGAAAAACAATGACCGTTCTTATGGAGAAACCTAAAGCTGGTGCACCGATGCATGGATTTACTGATAATTATATCCGGGTTGAGGTGGAAAGTAAACCAAAATTGGACAATCACCTGGTGAAGGTCCGTTTAGGAGAATTCAACGAAGATGAAACAGCTTTGAAAGGTACTATAATTGAATAA
- the rpsR gene encoding 30S ribosomal protein S18 codes for MAQQTQSEIRYLTPPSVDVKKKKYCRFKKSGIRYIDYKDPEFLKKFLNEQGKILPRRITGTSLKFQRRIAQAVKRARHLALLPYVTDMMK; via the coding sequence ATGGCACAACAAACTCAATCAGAAATCAGATATTTGACTCCACCTTCAGTAGACGTTAAGAAGAAAAAATATTGTCGTTTCAAAAAAAGCGGTATCAGATATATCGACTACAAAGATCCTGAATTCTTGAAGAAATTCTTAAACGAACAAGGAAAGATTCTTCCTCGTCGTATCACTGGTACTTCTTTGAAGTTCCAACGTAGAATTGCACAAGCAGTTAAGAGAGCGCGTCACTTGGCGTTATTACCATATGTAACTGATATGATGAAATAA
- the rpsF gene encoding 30S ribosomal protein S6 gives MNQYETVFILTPVLSDVQMKEAVEKFKAVLQAEGAEIINEENWGLKKLAYPIQKKSTGFYQLVEFNAEPTVVEKLEIAFRRDEKVIRFLTFRMDKYAAEYAAKRRHVKLTKKEA, from the coding sequence ATGAATCAATACGAAACCGTTTTCATTTTAACTCCCGTTTTGTCTGATGTTCAGATGAAGGAAGCGGTAGAAAAATTCAAAGCTGTTCTTCAAGCAGAAGGAGCTGAGATTATCAATGAAGAAAATTGGGGACTTAAGAAATTGGCTTACCCAATTCAGAAAAAGTCAACTGGTTTTTATCAGTTAGTAGAATTCAACGCTGAACCTACAGTAGTTGAAAAGTTGGAAATTGCTTTCCGTCGTGACGAAAAAGTTATCCGTTTCTTGACTTTTAGAATGGATAAATATGCTGCTGAATATGCTGCTAAGAGAAGACATGTAAAATTAACAAAAAAGGAGGCTTAA
- the rplI gene encoding 50S ribosomal protein L9: MEIILKEDIVNLGYKNDIVTVKDGYGRNFLIPTGKAIIATPSAKKMLAEDLKQRAHKLEKIKNDAVELAAKLDGVSLAIATKVSSTGTIFGSVSNIQIADALTKLGFEIDRKTIVVKDAVKEVGSYKAVVKLHKEVSVEIPFEVVAE, from the coding sequence ATGGAAATTATATTGAAAGAAGATATCGTAAATTTGGGTTATAAGAACGACATCGTAACTGTTAAAGACGGTTATGGACGTAACTTCCTTATTCCTACAGGAAAAGCAATTATTGCTACTCCATCAGCTAAGAAAATGTTAGCTGAAGATTTGAAGCAACGTGCACACAAACTAGAGAAAATTAAGAATGATGCAGTAGAACTTGCTGCTAAACTTGATGGTGTGTCTCTTGCAATTGCAACTAAAGTTAGCTCAACAGGTACTATTTTTGGTTCTGTATCTAACATTCAGATTGCAGATGCATTAACTAAGCTTGGCTTCGAAATTGATAGAAAAACTATCGTTGTTAAGGATGCTGTTAAAGAAGTTGGTTCTTACAAGGCTGTAGTTAAATTACACAAAGAAGTTTCTGTTGAAATTCCTTTTGAAGTAGTTGCTGAATAA
- a CDS encoding response regulator transcription factor, which produces MDEKMRILLCEDDENLGMLLREYLQAKGYSAELYPDGEAGYKAFLKNKYDLCVFDVMMPKKDGFTLAQEVRAANAEIPIIFLTAKTLKDDILEGFKIGADDYLTKPFSMEELTFRIEAILRRVRGKKNKESNVYKIGKFVFDTQKQILSIDGNQTKLTTKESELLGLLCAHANEILQRDFALKTIWIDDNYFNARSMDVYITKLRKHLKEDESIEIINIHGKGYKLITPEAEV; this is translated from the coding sequence ATGGACGAGAAAATGCGTATTTTATTATGCGAAGATGATGAGAATCTTGGCATGCTTTTGAGAGAATATTTGCAAGCTAAAGGATATTCTGCAGAGCTATATCCTGATGGAGAGGCTGGTTATAAGGCATTTTTGAAGAATAAGTATGATTTATGCGTATTTGATGTTATGATGCCTAAGAAAGATGGATTTACTTTGGCACAAGAAGTTCGTGCTGCCAATGCTGAAATCCCTATCATATTCTTAACAGCAAAAACACTTAAAGATGATATACTTGAAGGATTCAAAATAGGAGCTGACGACTATTTGACCAAACCATTCAGTATGGAAGAACTTACTTTCAGAATTGAAGCAATCCTGAGAAGAGTAAGAGGTAAGAAAAACAAAGAAAGTAATGTTTATAAGATTGGTAAGTTTGTTTTTGATACGCAAAAACAAATCTTATCTATTGATGGCAATCAGACTAAACTAACAACAAAGGAATCGGAATTACTTGGCCTTCTCTGCGCTCATGCTAACGAGATTTTGCAAAGAGATTTTGCCTTGAAAACAATCTGGATTGATGATAATTATTTCAATGCTAGAAGTATGGATGTATATATCACCAAACTTCGTAAGCATCTGAAAGAAGATGAATCAATTGAGATTATCAATATCCATGGAAAAGGATATAAACTGATTACTCCTGAGGCTGAAGTTTAA